In the Dromaius novaehollandiae isolate bDroNov1 chromosome 25, bDroNov1.hap1, whole genome shotgun sequence genome, ACGTTGTACAGTGAACACGGTCACCACTCCCACAGCCATGGTCTGAACATCCAGGAGCTCTCCCGGTCCAGTCCCTTACGACTCTTCAGCCTGGTGTTCGCTTTATCGGCGCACTCCATCTTTGAGGGACTGGCCCTGGGCTTGCAGGAAGAGGGTGGCAAAGTCATGAGCTTGTTCCTGGGAGTTGCTATTCACGAGACATTGGTGGCAGTGGCGCTGGGTATCAGCATGGCCAAGGCCTCATTGACACTGAAGGACGCTGCCAAGGTAGCTGTGACCGTGAGCCTGATGATTCCTCTGGGCATCAGCATTGGGATGGGGATTGAGAGCGCCCAGAACGTGGCCAGCAACATTGCTTCTGTGCTCCTACAAGGCATTGCAGGAGGCACTTTCTTGTTCGTCACCTTCTTTGAGATCCTTGCAAAGGAACTGGAAGACAAGAACGATCGTCTCTTGAAGGTCCTCTTCCTGGTGCTGGGCTACACAGCTCTGGCTGGGCTGGTCTTCTTCAAATGGTGAGCAGGGAAGTGATGGAAAGAAAACCTTACCTCCTTCCCCTTGCAGATGGCACCAGAAGTGAGCCTACCCTCCAGCCAAGGGGGGCACTGAAGTTTAAAAGCTAAGTGAAACAACGTAGTCCCGGTGGTATCTCGGTATCGACCTGAAGAAGGAGAATTACTTTCTGTGGACACAAAGGGAGATAAAAACAAGGAGTGTCCCAGTGTAGATGTCACAAGATATTGTCCCTGCCCATTGGATCTGCGGGTCAGCAGCTTGTGCAGAGATTACTGGACACAAACATTAAGTATCCGGTTCTGACACCGCCTTCAGAGAGAGCTTGTCAAGCATGTCTTTCCTATTGATCTGCACATCCaaccccttcccttcctcccctcacaCCCGTTTCAGAAACTTTGGTTGAGAGTCTGCTTCCTTCAGTCTCTGGTTCTGAGAAGGTGAGAATCGGTACCAGAGAAATAAAGTCAAACGCAGGTGGGATAATGAGTTGCACAGCTGCACTAAGCTGCTTTTGTTAGCTTAGTTTTGAGCAAAACCTGGTTGTAATAGCTGCCAAAAATAACATCCCTTCTGGGGCTGCTCAGTGTGACTGGTGCCACAGTTCTCTCCTAGCAGAGCTTCCATTTTAACCCCCAAATGGCTCTGGGAGCTTTTGTTTCTCAGAGTGATTAACGGAAGAAATGAGGCCAGGCCATGCCCAGGTCCTATACTGCATTTTCTTTATCTCACCCTTATGTTGCACATTCCCTGAAGAAATCTTCCAGCTGTATGTTAATGTATCGGTTTGAAAACCTTAATATCCATATCCAAAGGCCCTTCCAAAGCATTCTGCGAGCCCAGGATCCATTAGTTTGCAAGAAGTGGGCAGTAGCAATTTCCAGCATTAATATTTTAGGGCAAGGACTTGTGCTGAGATTGTCTGCAGTGAAATGGTTTAGCAGTCACCATGAAACGCATCTGCGGGGAggctcccagagctgctgcctcgcGGTGTCAGCAGGCTCCCTGCTTGCACCGCTCTGCGAGCGAGAGCTGGTTCTAGAGGTTTTGCAGGATGTTTTGTCAGTGTTTTCAAGGAGGAGAGAAACCTTCTCTTCCCTGAGGGTTtgtgggctgcagggcagggactgTGGAAGGGCTGATTAGAGCCAGTTACGATCCGACTGAGCTTGCTTTGTCTCCAAGGTGCATTTCCCTCTGGGAGGCTCATCCTGCTGCGGATCCAGTTGTGATCCTTCATACTCGTCTTCCTAGGTGAGAAGCTCAGATCAAAGGCCGGAACAGGAACAtgccctttcctctccctcctgtggCTTTGCCCTCGTGCCGCACGCAGAGCGGCGTAGGGAGGGAGCGCAGAAAGCAGGCAGGCGCGCTTGCTCAAGATGTCCGTAGCTGCCGCTCTGCAGACCGGCAGAGTAACGCAGTCATGCTCCTCGCAGGCCTCTAGTAGGAGATGCATTTTAATTAGACATAGCCTTCAATCCTGCAGCGGCTTCCACAGGCAAATCAAAGCTTTCGGAAGCGTTGATGGAATAATAATGATTTAGGACAGACTTATCCGCGGTGCAGTCGCTGTTGCGATGAACCGAGTGGCAGGAAGGATTGGTGAGACTGGGAAGCCAGCGGTTGGCACAGCTGCACCATATGGAGGCTGATGAGGATCATCCCACGGTTTCTGGTGATCAGTATTTTAATTGTTACAACACACCAGAGTCAATTAATCTTGCTTTGAAAAACCTGGagtgggaaggggggggggggggagggttatTTTAGGCCTCAGATGACACAAATCAGCAAGGCCTGATTAGAAGGTAATTTGGCTTGATGTGGTAAACTTGTGTGCGTTATTCCACTCCTCACAGGCAGCGCACACACGGGTTGCATGTGCAGGACAGCAGTCGAGTCACAGCCCTTCCCATCTGGTGTTTCTCGCTCGCTGACTGTGCTGGCTTTTGTCACAGGCTGGTGGCACACGGGGAAGGGTCGGGTgcggggctgtgctggggagtGAACCGCCGTGCATCTCCTCGGGTACGTCCTCTCGCGGAGGACAGGTCTGCTACTGCACTTGTGACGGCCAAGAGAAGCCTCCCAGCTCTGCAGTTGTTTTGTGTTTGGAAGTAATTCATCTTTCTAGCACAGCCGTTGTCCCCAGACCTGGGTCCACCCTCACGCGCAGGGCTGGGGCCGGTGTTGCGGGACAAGCAGCCAGGAAACGAGCCTCGCTGGGCTACAACCCCTTCCCCTGTGTTGTGGATCTGCTCGGTTGTTGCTTCTCGTGCACAGACCGACTGCAGCCACTTTCCCTGTGCGTCCTTTAGTTTCTGGGGGTGATGGCTTTCTCTTAgtttttgattttaattttttttagttggGCAAATGCCAGCATCTCCAAgagtgggggtgtgggggggtcctGCTGGCTGTCCGCTGGGCACTGCGCGACCGCCCTCGGCAAGGAGGGCTCCCGGAGATGCAAACGTGAGCGGGGTTGTCTCGAGAGGCCTCGGCGGCTGCAGAGAGATTGCGTATCGAAGACAGGTAATCCCTGATCTTACTGTTATTTAACTGAGGAGGATGTGGGACCATCTCTGACCTTATTAATCTGAGGCTGTAAACAGGAAGTTTTTGTGGTGACATAATGTCTGGTGTTGGTGCGAATGGGTTTGGAAATGGGGACTTGCCTGCATCTGGATGAGGagatggcagcagagctgggctggcctggcctggccatcgagACTCTCTCATATCCACACCCATcgaagctgtagaggggaagaGACTTCTTcagcagccccatctccagcctcCAAAGGGCCAAGAGGCCCCCGCTGCGGAGCCGAGCGGGGAGCAGGGatccccccagcctgctgcagggGACCCGTCCCAGGAGAGGCAGGcaggcgggacgggacgggacgggacccccggccgcggggcgcgaGGCACCCGCCGGCCACGCAGACCCTCTGCCACCACCACGGGTCCCCGGGAGGGAGCCCAAGCCCGGGGGAGCTGGGAGCCCTTTTCCTTCGGGATCAGGCCTCGTGCGAGCCGAGCGCGTGGCGGGGCCTGGGGAGCGAGGACGGTGGGTTGCAGGATGGGACGAGACGGTTCCCTGCTCTCCGGCCACTCTTAGGATGTGCTCTGGCGTTGGAGGGGAGCGTGTTCAGCTCTGGGAGCAGCGGGATTTGGTATTCCCGGGTTTgtttggaaaaggagaaggaagagagctGATCCACTTCTCTTAATAAACGCTCTGGCCTTCTCCGAGTTTGTGTCACTTGTTTGTTTGAAGTCCCCCGTTGCTCTGCCGGCTGCTCCGTGCCCAGAGCATGTGGCAGGCGCACGTGCTCCATGCTGGGCCGTGCCCCGTGCCCATCTGCCGAGCCCCCGGGAGCCCGGTGCCGGCCAGGAGGGACCGGGCCGCTGCGGGGCTGCAGCCACCTCCGGGGCTCCCCGAATCCGCGGAGAGCCGGGATCGGAGGGGGAGCGCGAGGGCAGGGTCCCCCCAGTTGTCACCCCTCCTGCTCCCGGCAGCCCGGCTCGGTGTCAGCGTGACTCGGGTGCGTGCGGCCGCCCCAAGCAGCCGGCAGCCTCCCGGTTGCGTGAGCCTCGCCGGGCCGCGGGAGCGAGCGAGCagaggaggagccgccgccgggaCCGGCGAGGAGCTCGGTCACTCCTCCAACGCGTAGCACCCCTCCGGCTGTGCGGGGACCGGGGCACCCGCCGCCCCCACCGGGGTCGGGATGGGGTTTTCGGGGGGAGGCGGCTGCCCCTGCTCATCCCCGGGGCCGGGTCCCCCGCGGGGGCTCAGCACTGGCCTCCCCGGAGTGAAGccacggcggccgcggccccccctcgCCGTGCCGGGCGCTGGCACTGCTGCTCGCGGGGCTGCGTGGGCACCACGCTCGGGCGGCGATGGCCCCGCTCCTC is a window encoding:
- the SLC39A3 gene encoding zinc transporter ZIP3, whose translation is MKIVIAKVLCLLGVCVLMLVGSLLPVKIIEADYEKAHRSKKVIALCNSFGGGVFLATCFNALLPAVRDKLSEVLSQGNVTTDYPVAETIMMVGFFMTVFVEQLILTFQKEKPSFIDLETFNAGSDIGSDSEYESPFIASSRGRTLYSEHGHHSHSHGLNIQELSRSSPLRLFSLVFALSAHSIFEGLALGLQEEGGKVMSLFLGVAIHETLVAVALGISMAKASLTLKDAAKVAVTVSLMIPLGISIGMGIESAQNVASNIASVLLQGIAGGTFLFVTFFEILAKELEDKNDRLLKVLFLVLGYTALAGLVFFKW